In Ipomoea triloba cultivar NCNSP0323 chromosome 7, ASM357664v1, a single genomic region encodes these proteins:
- the LOC116025365 gene encoding interactor of constitutive active ROPs 3-like, producing MQTPKSRNSSSEVPQRRSPQSASSRVPLKISPRAGSQEVPRKFSPRASSQDASQKISPRVVRKLVPTVPDSTLSSPHVISRTKERSPKVNEKKSPKSLGSEKRPSRVSELESRVSELQNDLKKVKDELCSTEALKNQAEQEAGETKKQLAAISSKLEESEKQLLKQAVADEVSVTEPQKSPEEPVKVVECELEVTNSSALVSALNEIKELKSQLENIAESEATQTKNAGLAQADLNNLKENLTDSLLLVEDMKIQLRDCKEAEAQAQVLVNETLLQLETAKRTVEALRSDGVKAMELYNAVSMELDQSRAHVNLLEELVCQLQADGTKSGNDCSRVICDPKNRTSEKEENHEMLESEITSLKSEIESLREALEAAEVKRNEEQTRSTVEIRSAYELVEQITSSSSQREAELKGEVQKLSLAIEELKANLMDKETELQGICEENENLASRLENRQSGRREYELEKELQKSRHEIENLKANLMDKETELQNISEVNTMLKTRESNRGEVNGDDATELEGANVVEQEALVKLKYLKEEVDKSNQRTARAMEQLDAVQASNAEMEAELRRLKVQCDQWRKAAEAAAAMLSAGDNGKFIEKTLHNHSPGSGKISPPYNEDVDEDLLKRKNANMLKRLGISWKKPQK from the exons AAATAGCTCATCTGAAGTACCTCAACGAAGATCACCACAATCAGCGTCTTCAAGAGTCCCTCTAAAGATCTCACCTCGAGCTGGTTCTCAAGAAGTGCCTCGAAAGTTCTCCCCACGAGCTTCCTCTCAAGATGCGTCTCAGAAGATTTCTCCACGTGTTGTGCGTAAGCTTGTGCCAACTGTGCCTGATTCTACCTTGTCCTCTCCTCATGTAATTAGCCGGACAAAGGAGAGAAGCCCTAAAGTCAATGAGAAAAAGTCGCCTAAGAGCTTAGGATCAGAG AAGCGCCCGAGCAGAGTGAGTGAGTTGGAATCTCGGGTTTCTGAACTTCAGAATGATCTGAAGAAAGTTAAGGACGAGTTATGTTCAACAGAAGCGTTGAAGAATCAAGCAGAGCAAGAAGCGGGGGAGACGAAGAAGCAGCTTGCTGCCATATCTTCAAAACTGGAAGAATCCGAGAAGCAGTTGTTGAAACAAGCGGTTGCTGATGAGGTTTCTGTGACTGAACCTCAGAAGTCCCCCGAGGAACCGGTTAAGGTGGTGGAATGTGAGCTCGAGGTGACTAACTCGAGCGCACTGGTTTCCGCCTTGAATGAGATAAAAGAACTGAAATCCCAGCTTGAAAACATAGCGGAGTCTGAGGCTACCCAAACCAAGAACGCCGGACTAGCACAGGCTGATCTGAATAACTTGAAGGAAAATCTGACCGATTCTCTGTTGCTCGTGGAGGACATGAAAATCCAACTAAGGGATTGCAAGGAGGCGGAAGCTCAGGCGCAAGTGCTTGTTAATGAAACTCTACTTCAGCTCGAAACCGCCAAAAGAACTGTGGAAGCCCTCAGATCAGACGGGGTCAAAGCCATGGAGTTGTACAATGCTGTGAGTATGGAGTTAGACCAATCGAGGGCACATGTCAATCTCCTCGAGGAGCTCGTTTGCCAACTCCAGGCTGATGGTACTAAATCTGGTAACGACTGTTCTCGGGTTATATGTGACCCGAAGAACAGAACAAGTGAGAAAGAAGAAAACCATGAAATGCTCGAATCAGAGATTACATCTTTGAAATCTGAAATTGAAAGTCTGAGAGAAGCTTTAGAAGCAGCCGAGGTTAAACGCAATGAAGAACAAACTCGAAGCACTGTGGAGATCAGAAGTGCTTACGAGTTAGTGGAGCAGATAACGTCCTCCTCGAGCCAGAGAGAGGCTGAGCTCAAGGGCGAGGTACAGAAACTGAGCCTAGCGATCGAGGAGTTGAAGGCAAATCTGATGGATAAAGAAACTGAATTGCAAGGAATCTGCGAGGAGAACGAAAACCTAGCTTCAAGATTGGAGAACAGACAATCAGGACGGAGAGAATACGAACTGGAAAAGGAGCTTCAGAAATCAAGACACGAGATTGAAAATCTGAAGGCGAACTTAATGGACAAGGAAACAGAACTGCAGAACATATCAGAGGTAAACACGATGCTCAAGACGAGAGAATCCAACAGAGGGGAAGTCAACGGGGACGATGCTACTGAACTGGAGGGAGCCAATGTGGTAGAGCAAGAAGCTCTCGTAAAGCTCAAGTACTTGAAAGAAGAAGTCGATAAGAGCAATCAACGAACTGCTCGAGCGATGGAGCAGTTGGATGCAGTGCAGGCCTCCAACGCAGAAATGGAAGCCGAGCTAAGGAGGCTAAAGGTGCAGTGCGACCAATGGCGCAAGGCTGCAGAAGCTGCTGCAGCGATGCTTTCAGCTGGGGACAATGGGAAATTCATCGAGAAAACATTGCACAACCACAGCCCCGGTTCAGGGAAGATCAGCCCTCCTTACAACGAAGACGTGGACGAAGATTTGCTGAAGAGGAAAAACGCGAATATGCTTAAGAGACTCGGCATCTCTTGGAAGAAGCCACAGAAATAG